The following are encoded in a window of Pangasianodon hypophthalmus isolate fPanHyp1 chromosome 14, fPanHyp1.pri, whole genome shotgun sequence genomic DNA:
- the LOC113539356 gene encoding TLC domain-containing protein 4-B-like yields MEPLSIIVVLVTLSSFLISQWIFHVACPWLSERLIPAFLTLTHMQRTEWSSRAVSTVHALVVGLFCLYILLFDEVIKKDPVWGDPTLVKLNVGITAGYLISDLLLMIYFWDFIGEKYFVIHHLAALYAYYYVLSQGILPYFANFRLLAEFSTPFVNQRWFLQVLGYHKLSKPSLVNGVAMASSFFLVRIAVIPVYYSQMYSVYGTEAFYRLTPGARSAWILCSLCLDIMNIMWMRKILRGCLKVLRSSRSQKPVTELKSPKID; encoded by the exons ATGGAGCCTCTGAGCATCATTGTGGTGCTGGTTACTCTCAGCAGTTTCCTCATCTCTCAGTGGATCTTTCATGTCGCATGTCCATGGCTGTCCGAGCGCCTCATTCCAGCttttctcacactcacacacatgcagaggaCAGAGTGGAGCTCCAG GGCCGTCTCCACAGTCCATGCTTTGGTCGTGGGACTTTTTTGTCTCTACATATTACTTTTTGATGAAGTTATCAAGAAAGATCCTGTTTG GGGAGATCCAACACTGGTGAAACTGAATGTGGGCATAACCGCAGGCTACCTCATCTCAG atCTGCTGCTTATGATCTACTTCTGGGATTTCATAGGAGAGAAGTATTTTGTCATACACCACCTTGCTGCTCTTTATGCCTATTATTATGTACTG agtcaGGGTATATTGCCCTATTTTGCCAATTTCCGTCTACTTGCTGAATTTTCCACCCCCTTCGTGAACCAGAG GTGGTTTCTTCAGGTTCTGGGCTACCACAAGCTTTCCAAACCCAGCCTTGTTAATGGAGTAGCCATGGCGTCCTCCTTTTTCCTGGTGAGGATCGCAGTCATTCCAGTCTACTACAGCcaaatgtacagtgtgtatggCACTGAGGCTTTCTACAGACTCACACCGGGGGCTCGCAGTGCGTGGATCCTCTGTAGCCTCTGCCTTGACATCATGAACATCATGTGGATGCGCAAGATCCTTCGGGGCTGCCTCAAAGTTCTACGCTCCAGCAGATCCCAAAAACCAGTGACAGAATTGAAGAGCCCAAAAATTGACTGA